A window of Streptomyces sp. NBC_01241 genomic DNA:
ATCTGCCAAGCGTCGATCTTTGTTGCCCGCATCACAGGCAAATGTGTCGCTGACCCCTTGTTATATGCCGACAGGCCGTCAACTTCCCTTGCTCTCCAGGCGAGTTATGCGTACATGCCGTCCGAATTCCGGTCGCTGGACGGCGTCACACCCGGAACACGTCCAGGAAGGAACTCCACCAGCCCTTCGTCTTCTTCTGCGGCTCGATCTGGTCGTACCGCGCGGCGGGAACCTCCTCAAGAGGGGCGGTACGGGACGAAACAGACGGCTGGGGTGCCGTGTTCGCGGCCTTCGCCGCCTGGCGGGCCGGACTCGGGCTGAACCGGACCGGCAGCGATACCAGGGCCCGGTGGAACGGTCCCGGCCGCCACTCGACCCCGGAGGCCGGAACGGCGAGGGTGAGGTCCGGCACCGAGTTGAGGATCTTCTCGATCGCGGTGAGGGCGATGAGCTGCGCGGGGGACTTCGCCGGGCAGACGTGCGGACCCGCGCCCCAGGCCAGATGGGCGCCCTTGCTCAGGGTCTGGCGGGCGTCGGTGAGCGCGGGATCGCTGTTCGCTGCGGCGAAACTGATCAGTACAGGGGAGTCCGCCTTCAGCGTCACGCCGCCGAGGTCGATGTCCTGGACCGGGTAGTGCGTCGCGTAGTTGGCGATCGGCGGGTTGTTCCAGAGCACGTCGTCGAGGGCGTCCTCGACCAGCAGCCCGGTACCTCGCCGCTGCGAATTCCCGGTGTCATCGGACAGCAGGAGGAGCAGCGCGTTGGCTATGAGGTTGCGTTCCGGCTCGATGCCCGCGCCCATCAGCATGACGAGCTGGTCCTTGAGCTCCTCGTCCCGCAGGCCCGCCGGGTGCTGGATGAGCCAGGAGGTGATGTCCTCGCCGGGCTGGCGCCGCTTGAGCGCGACGAGTTCCATCAGGCACTCGGTCAGCTCGGTGTTGGCCCGCAGTACGTCCTCGCCGTCGAAGATCGCGGACATGCCGCGGGTCAGCCGGTCGCCGATCTCGCCGGGGCAGCCGAAGAGCTGGTTGAACAGCAACAGCGGCAGCAGC
This region includes:
- a CDS encoding cytochrome P450, giving the protein MDSSPGATPYSAPTGCPMRGERQTSLYGPEFASDPQRVYDAFRAHGLAAPIELAPGVEATLIVQHEAALRVLQNPSYFARDSRRWAALREGRVPLDSPVVPMMAYRPNCLFTDGTEHLRLRKAVTESLGRLNTTRLSRDVERIADYLIDQFIERGSADLLGDYAKLLPLLLFNQLFGCPGEIGDRLTRGMSAIFDGEDVLRANTELTECLMELVALKRRQPGEDITSWLIQHPAGLRDEELKDQLVMLMGAGIEPERNLIANALLLLLSDDTGNSQRRGTGLLVEDALDDVLWNNPPIANYATHYPVQDIDLGGVTLKADSPVLISFAAANSDPALTDARQTLSKGAHLAWGAGPHVCPAKSPAQLIALTAIEKILNSVPDLTLAVPASGVEWRPGPFHRALVSLPVRFSPSPARQAAKAANTAPQPSVSSRTAPLEEVPAARYDQIEPQKKTKGWWSSFLDVFRV